Within Massilia litorea, the genomic segment ATCGAGGACAATCTGGCGCATGGCTGGCTAATCTTGAGTAAAGGCAAGACGAGAGTATAGCGCATGCGCCCCTGGATCAGCGTCGTACGGTGGTCACACCCCGGTTCGCCAGCACGTCGGCGCGCTCGTTGCCGGGATGGCCGTTGTGGCCGCGTACCCAGCGCCATTCGACCGTGTGCTGCTGCTGGGCCAGGTCGAGCGCCTTCCACAAATCGTCGTTCTTGACGGGCTCCTTGGCCGCGGTCTTCCAGCCGCGTGCCTTCCAGCCGTGGATCCATTCCGAAATGCCCTTCTGCACGTACTGGCTGTCGGTGTGCAGCACCACGTCGCAGGGCCGGTTCAGGACGCCCAGGGCCTCGATCACGGCCTTCAACTCCATGCGGTTGTTGGTCGTGTTCAGCTCGCCGCCAAAGATTTCCTTCTCGTGCCCGTCGGCCACCA encodes:
- the rnhA gene encoding ribonuclease HI: MTTKVEIFTDGACKGNPGAGGWGALLVADGHEKEIFGGELNTTNNRMELKAVIEALGVLNRPCDVVLHTDSQYVQKGISEWIHGWKARGWKTAAKEPVKNDDLWKALDLAQQQHTVEWRWVRGHNGHPGNERADVLANRGVTTVRR